The genomic DNA GAGGACCTGGTGGGACGATGGGAGGGGATGGAGATTTCGAAAGTTGGATATGCTGCTATTTGATGGTACGCACCCTGATGGGTGGGTGTTGAGGGTTGaaaggtattttaatttttaccATCTAACAGAAGAAGAGAGGCTTGAGGCGGTGGTGATTACGTTGGAAAGAGATGCCCTAAAATGGTACCAATGGGAGAATAAACGGCACCCGATACGGCGCTGGGTTGATTTAAAGGGGTTTGTGTTGCGACAATTTCATCCAGCCAGTGAAGGCTCTCTTATCAACTGTCAAGACGACCACTGTGGGTGATTATTAAAGGAAATTTATAGAAACCGCGGCTCCTCTTTGAGAATGAGAATATCTTATTAGGTCAATTCTTGAATGGCCTAAAAGATGATATCAAGGTCGAGGTGCGTATTTTAAATCCCATCAATCTAGAACAAGATATGGAGTTTGCAGTGTGAGTGGAGGAAAAGAACATGACGGTAGGATTGAAGAAGTCTAGTTGGAGCATGTTTCGAGCTGAGTCTTACACATATTCTTCCAAGGGACCGAACCAATCTACACTCTCGTCGTTTGGGTCACAGACCAGCCCAATGTTAGTGTCAGTTCACGGTGGGTTCTCAGGAGGGGAGTCACCAGGGCTTACAACTGTATCCAAGTATTTGAATGGGGTCAGAGTAAGAGCAGAGGAGGAGAGATACGAAGGTTGTCACATAAGGAATTGCAGGAAAAGTGTTCAAAGGGCCTCTGGTTTCGATGGGATGAGAAGTGGAATATAGGCCATAAATGTCGAAAGAGGGAGTTGAGTGTGCTGTTAATTGATGAAGATGGAGATGATAGCTCGGAGGAAGCAGGCAGTGAACCCCCACCGTCTCCCACCGAGGAAACACCAAGTGAGATACATGTCCAGTCCGAGGTCTCTTTAAATTCAGTTTTTGGTTTGTCTTGTCCAAGAACCAAGAAATTAAAGGGGGAAATTGCGGATAAGGAAGTGATAGTATTAATCGACCCAGGGGCTACACATAACTTTGTGTCGCTGGAAAAAGTAGCAGCCCTGGGATTACCAGTTACGGAGTCGGGAGGATTTGGAGTGTCCTTAGGGAATGGGGAGGCCATAAAGGAGAGTGGTGTATGTGAGAATGTAGTTTTACAGTTGGATGGGGATGTAATAATACAAGAAGATTTCCTGCCATTGAAGTTAGACACAACAGATATTTCATACAGTGGCTTGAAAAACGGGGGGCTGTTGTTACTAATTGGAAGTCACAAATCATGCAATTCAGTGCCGGCGATTATCTTGTGACATTAGTTGGGAACCCCTCTCTTGTGCGGTCAAAAATCTCTCTTAAAGCAATGTTACGAACAATTGGGAAGGAAAACCCTGTGTGGAGATTAACAGGCTGGAGAAAACAGAGAAAAAGCAAACAAACAAGACTGATTTCGAGGTTCTATCATTTTTGACTGAGGTGGTGCAGCATCAGAGTGTGTTCAAGGAACCAAGTGGACTACCCCCCAGCCGAGGGCATGAACACGCAATTTGTCTAAAGAAAGGAAGCAATCCAGTTGGGGTACGCCCATATAGGTACCCCCAGTTTCAGAAAGATGAAATAGAAAGGTTGATAAATGAGATACTAGAATCAGGAATCATCAGGCCATCCACTAGCCCATTCTCTAGTCCGATGCTTCTTGTGCGAAAGAAAGATAAATTCATGGCGtttttgcatggattatagggCATTGAACAAAGAAACCGTTCTTGACAAATACCTAATGAGCTTTTGGACGAGTTGCACGGGGCAAAATTATTTTTTAAGCTAGACCTCAAAGCTGGGTATCATCAGATCTTGGTACGTCCGGAAGACACCCACAAAACAGCATTTCACACACATgatggacattacgaatttctcGTAATGCCCTTCGGTCTTATGAATGCACAAGAGACTTTCCAGGCATTAATGAATGACGTATTCAGGCCTTTTTGAGGAGATTTGTGCTCGTCTTTTTCGATGACATTTGTGCATAGCAAGACAGAAGCATAACACAGGGCACATTTGCAGCAGGTCCTGGGTACTTTGGATAAGTACCACTTGgtggaaaattttaaaaaatgtgTATTTGGCCAAAGCCAAGTTGCTTATTTGGGTCACACTATTTCAAGTGAGGGGGTTGCAGCCGAGgaaaataaattaaaggctatTATGGAGTGGCCAACTCCACGCACCATCTGGGAACTTCGTGGATTCCTTGGACTCACCGGATACTACAAAAAATATGTAGCTGGATATGCACACATTGCACAGGACTTGACTGATCAATTGATAAAAGATAAGTTTGGATGGACGGAAGACACAACCATTGCTTTTAACAACTTGAAGCAGGCAATGATTTCTCCCCCAATTCTTGCTATGCCAGATTTCGTTAAGGAGTTCGTGCTGGAAACGGATGCTTCTAGGCATAGGTTGGGTGTCGTGTTAATGCAGCAGAACAAGCCCATTGCGTACTAGAGCAAATTATTGGGTCCAAAGGCACAACAAAAATCTATCTACGAAAAAGAATTAGTGGTCATTTGCCTTGTGCAAAAATGGCGTCGCTACTTGATGGGAAGACACTTTGTGGTAAGGACCGATCAGCAAAGCCTTCGTCATTTAACTCAACAACATGAAGTGGGGGGGGATTATCACAAGTGGATGACTAAATTAATGGGGTATTCTTTTGAGATTCAGTTCAAAGCTGGAAGTTCAAACAAAGTGGCGGACGCCTTGTGAAGGAAAACAATGGGAAACGTGGTTTTGGCAGCCATGGTCACGGTCTCAGGGGTAGACTGGTCTGAGCTGGTGGATGAAGTACAACACGATCCATTGTTGGAACAAATTACAGTTGACCTGGAAAATAATCAGCAAGAGCACAAAGGGTTTTCTTTATTTGAGGGTCGCCTGTTGTACAAAGGGCGTGTGGTTATTCCTCGCAATTCCAAATTTTAAGACTTCTTATTACATGAGTATCATTGTACAGTAGTGGGGGGACATACAGGTGAGACTAAGACCTATCTACGGTTGAGTGCAGAATGGTATTTGGTCGGAATTTGTAAGGATGTCACCATGTACGTGCAACATTGCGTAATATGCCAACAGAACAAGTTATCTCACAGATCTCCAGCGGGGATGTTACAACCATTGCCACTGCTGGGAGGATGTCTCCATGGACTTTATCGAGGGCTTACCACATTCGAAGGGGGTGGACATAATCTTTGTAATTGTGGATCGTTTGTCAAAGTATGCACATTTTGTGGGCTTGAGGCACCCTTTCACGGCAGCTATGGTGGCCGAGGTTTTCATCAAAGAAGTAGTTTGTTTACACGGTTTCCCAGCTTCTATAATTTCGGATCGGGACAGGGTGTTTTTGAGTAATTTCTGGCACAAGCTCTTCAAGTTACATGGCATGAAGTTAAAACGCAGTACTGCCTATCACCCACAGACGAATGGGCAAACTGAAATTATTAATAAAACATTGGAGACATATGTGCGATGCTTCGTTGGAGGACAGCCCCGCACTTAGGCTAAATGGTTAGCTTGGCTGAATTTTCCTATAATACTTCTCCCCACATGTCTACTAAGTTCACCCCATTTAAAATTGTTTACGGGCGTGACCCACCAACAATCAATCGAGTGGGGACGGGGCAGACAGTTGTGCATAGTATTGAGGAATTATTACAAGAGCGAGACGCTGTGCTTGATGATTTACACTTTAATCTGCTGCGAGCCCAATAGAAAATGAAGCTTAATCCTGATTTGAAGCGCAGGGATGAGAGTTTTGCAGTGGGTGAGAGGGTCTATCTCAAACTGCAGTTGTATAGACAACGTTCCTTGGCGGAGAGGCCTTTTGAAAAGCTTGTTGCTCGTTTCTATGGCCCCTTCGAGGTTTTGGCAAAGATAGGACATGTTACCTATAAACTTAAGATGTCGGATACAAGTAAATTACACCCGGTGTTCCATGTCTCCCAACTACGTCGTGCAATGGGACAGGTGCAGTCTTCTCCTTCTATTCCTAAACAGCTAAGCCCGGATTTGGAGTTGCTTGTGGCACCTACAGAATTGTTGCAAGTTCGTCGTGTAGGTCCTGGTCAAGACGGACGACTGGAAGTGCTCTTAAAATGGCAAGGGTTACCAGACTTTGAGGCAACCTGGGAGGAGGCAACAATGATCAATGATCGTTTTCCTAATTTTCACCTTGAGGACAAGGTGAGTGTTTGGGAGCGGGGTAATGTTATACATCACACTCACCAGCCCATGGACTTAAAGACATACAGCAGGCGTAAGAAAAAGAGTGAAGACAATCAAGGGACAAAATAGTCAAACGAGAAGTAACAGGAGGACTAAAATGAGAAAAGAAcaaataaaaaaagaaaagaaacagaAGGGGGCCCACAGGGAAAGGATAAGAGGAGAATTGGGGATCTAATTAGGGTATCGATTGTGTGAGTCTTATTTTTCATGTTTTGGGAGAGAAGCTGGGTCTCCCGAATTACCCAAGCCAATCTTGTAATATTGGAGTGCTCTTTACATTATAAACAGTctattattattaattgagttTGTAGTTTGCTTGTTCTTGTTGATATTTGCGAAATAGTGCGATAATTGAGCTGTAATTGTTAGGGATAGAAGTTATATATATCGTTTAGCATTTCAAAGTACATTGCACTTTTTTTATCCACATTAATTCTCTTTCGTCATGCTTTCTTCCCCATTTTAAACGCAAAGCAACGTGAAATTTTATAAAAGGAGAATACCAACACACTATAAACAATATTTTCCCATGTTATTCTTAATTATAAATTGTTTTTTCCCAATTCTAGATATCCAAAAATTCAGTTATTAACTATACCAGAAAAATACATTATATCTTTCCAAGAGAGAGTGAAAATTTTAACaagatattatatttttatactattatattaaagatgaAACAATAAAAGTTTGGTTGGTAATCGGTCTGGTCACCATAATTATagtaataatttaaataaaacaCATAAATAGATAAATATCCACCACAGAATTATAATGTCTAATGGATCTggtttaaataaaataatataaaaattgcACCTGTATCGGgctaaaaaaaattatactattgatcaaatgttaaataaaaaaaatgcatatagttagttggatttgcAATCTCaggctaaaacaaaataataaagaCTATTGATCCCGCTAAAAACATTAGTATCGGgtcaaaacaaaataaaaatttaaaagaaaatttgtTTGGTCAATATAATGTCATGAGgctaaaatgaaataaaatatataatcTCTTCGGTCcaaaataatataatattcaCCCCGGACTAATacaaaattaaagaaaaaattaAGTATAATTAACCGAATTTGGTTGATATTACGGGACTGAAGTTAAAACAAAGATTTGATGCATCatgctaaaacaaaataataaatactatcgATCTGactaaaaaaatatattattgaactggactaaaataaaattaaaatttgaaaggTGATTCGTTGATCGATATAATGTCATTatgctaaaataaaatataacatTTAGTCgatttaaaacaaaataatattcacttaaagctaaaataaaattaaaaataaattaaatgtAATTAGCTGGATCTGGTAGATATAACGGGCCTGGGGCTAAAACTAATATTTATTATTGATCTACGCTAAAATCAAAATTAAGTTCATACTAATGATAATTCCTATATTATTAATCCAcgttaaaataaaaataaagtcTACCTAATTTCTTAGTAGGTATAATATAATAACTAAGATCCGACCTATATAGCCTAAATATTAAAGTTTGATTGTTGATTTATGTGTACAATGTTTGAGTTCATAGGACTACGGGTTTTCTTTAATTTTCTATAATATGCACTCTTTAAATAAAACGAAAATAAAGATAATTCCTTTGTCAATATAATAGCGTTGGACTAAAATAAATCAATATGTACTATTTATATAGGCTAAAAAAATATACAACTGATTCatgataaattaaaattaaaataaaataattagaccacctaaaataaaatataatatgtACTTGTATTCGGGCTAAAAAAAAAATTTAACCAATTAGACATAAAATTTTATCATTAATTCATATTTAAACAAATTAAACTAACATAAATCTGAAAATAATTAGTTAGATTTGGTCGATTAACATACTAAAGATAATTTGTATACTATTGATTTGAGTTAAATTTACCTTCTAATTTAAACATAATTATATTTTCTAAACACACCTATAGATTTCAATAAAATTATAGATTTCAATAACTACATTATGTTTTCAAACTGAAATATCACTAGCTTataaacatatatgtatatttataattattatcaaatctgcctgcaagggttggctcagctggttaaagaggggataactatcctcttggtcacatgttcgaatcccacgggaagagaatttatgattatgtctcatgagtcagagcctgtcgcttaaatgcggtttaccttggttcacgtgatttgcaggctattgcgtgagtccgtagggtttacccagtgcgcacccgaagggtagcggctgcgggttacctacgataaaaaaaaaaaaatattatcaaatcatatttaaaatttcaaataattaaatttcatagcttaaaattttcacttcaaattattttgaaaaattatataatattaaaaataatatgtgtgcatcgcacgggttttagaCTATTATAAGTTACAACAAGATCTTGTTTACTAACGGTTAGCTCCCTAGACACATTATTTATGCATACTCTCCATATCAAAATAAATGGTAACTACACTCTACACTTCAACTTCTAATTGATTCTAATTGAATCACAGTATGTTTCCACAATACTAGAATTCCGAAAGATTATGATGTTCTATAATCTCATAATGGTGTGGTGACTTGCGTTATTATCACATGAAAAAAAGAACGCACATACATAGAAGGGGACTCATTTTGGTCAAACGTTTGtcggagagagagagagatcttACAATGACTGCCCCTGAGTGGGGTGGTGAAACCCCTAGGCTGATAATGTAGAGCATGAATTAAGATTGCAAGTTTATGAATACAAACCTATGTAGAGCTTCTTCCAAAGTAAGAATGTAAGATCACAAGATTTGATTCCAGAAGGTCCTAATAACCTCTGTCCTGATTCCAGAAGGTCCTAATAACCTCTGTCCTGATTCCAGAAGGTCCTAATAACCTCTGTCCTGTACATATGGACACATTAATTAAACGAGCCTGCATCATACAAGAGCTAAAGAGCAAGATAGCTCAATTTATTGATTCTAATTGGAAATATACACCCAACCTTTGACCTAGTTCTCCTCTTTCAATCTATGTTACTCTATGTTACTCCGGCTCTTTTGTTTCCGGAGGTCAGACACTCGGTCGATCCTTTGTATGGACACTTTGATCAATTTAAGGGTCACGTACGAGTCAAACTTTTGATTCAAAATACATATGTGAGAAAAAGAAGCAAGAATGAGATTAAAGTAGACGATTAGTTCACAAAGTCCTTTACAAAATCTTGTTTATACTGATTTTTGTTACTTTTTGTTAAGATGTCTGACTTGCCACACTTGTTTATTGATAAATTATGACGTGTCCCCATAACCATGCCCAATTTTCAGATTTTTCAATTCCGACACTCGGATATGTGTTTCACTGATTGAAATGAGTAGAAGAATCATTAGCTATAGTACTGAAGCTTCCACTTGATTAACCTTTTTTATTCCAAAACATTTGCAATTTAAGAATACCAATACTTCTGCCAATTTACCTCTTGATTTTTAGAAAAAAACACAATTCCGAAAACACTACTTTCCATTACTCCTAACATTAGACCAGAATAAAAAAGCACAAGGGACCCCCTGAACATCCGGATTTTGGGTACacagttctacttgatgaaaaGTGGAGGGTGagtatttattaaaaatataattacaaCAGGGAGAACTCTCTTGTGATGGCATATAGGGAGTTATGAATCAAACCCCAAAGAAAAACATTGTTAGCATGCACAAAATAGATAATTACACTCTTACCAAAGGTTGCAGTTTCAAGATATAATTTATAAGATATGCAGGGCACACTCTAGCACTCTACTCCCCACAATTTAAACCCACACTTACAAGGGCAGACATTATGGCATATTTATCTCAAAAAAATGTTATACCAGATCTAATACCTCAGTTAGACATTCATTTCTGCAACCGTATACACATTAAAGTTCAGTATCTTGATTCTTGAGATAGA from Apium graveolens cultivar Ventura chromosome 5, ASM990537v1, whole genome shotgun sequence includes the following:
- the LOC141660434 gene encoding putative mitochondrial protein AtMg00860 — encoded protein: MEWPTPRTIWELRGFLGLTGYYKKYVAGYAHIAQDLTDQLIKDKFGWTEDTTIAFNNLKQAMISPPILAMPDFVKEFVLETDASRHRLGVVLMQQNKPIAY